The DNA region AGGTGCATCTGGGCGATACGGCGACGGACTTCGGCGCAAAGGTGCTGGACAACACCGTATCGGCGATCCTGCAGTTGCGCGAGCATCTGAACTTCGAGCATGTCGAGCGGGCCATCGACCTGTTGAATGGGGCGCGGCGTATCGAGTTCTATGGGCTCGGCAATTCGAACATCGTCGCCCAGGACGCGCATTACAAGTTTTTCCGCTTCGGCATTCCGACGATTGCCTACGGCGACCTGTACATGCAGGCGGCGTCGGCGGCGTTGCTCGGCAAGGGTGATGTGATCGTTGCGGTGTCCAAGTCGGGACGCGCGCCTGAACTGCTGCGCGTGCTGGATGTGGCCATGCAGGCGGGCGCCAAGGTGATCGCGATTACGTCGAGCAATACGCCTTTGGCCAAGCGGGCCACCGTCGCGCTCGAAACCGATCACATCGAGATTCGCGAGTCGCAGCTGTCGATGATTTCGCGGATCCTGCATCTGGTGATGATCGATATTCTCGCTGTCGGCGTGGCGATTCGCCGTGCCGTGCCTAGCGCGGATGTGGCGGAGACAGTCGCCAAGGCGCGCCAAGGCGCTGACGATGACGCGACTGCCGTGCTGGATTGGCTGAGCCACGGCGCGGCTTCTTCGCCGCGGGACTGATGTTGGGGAGCGGGCTGCGCCGCGGGCCGAGTGGTTCTGCCAGCGGCGCTGCCCCTTCCGTCAAATCACGTTAGGCTGTCGGCGTTGCCCTTATGCGTGGCGAACAGAGAAGCAATCGAACAGAGCGCAACGAGCGCTCGGCGAGCGAGACGCTCGTGCTCAGTTCACGAAGAGACGGCCGCACATTGCGGGCGACGCGGGGACAGGCGGAAACACAAACCACGAACCGTCATCGTGCCGGAAGAATACGATTGTCAGCGGCCCGCGCGACGTGCAACCTTCCAATCGTACATAGCGACCGTGCGTCGCGAGCACACGGCCAGTCTGCGTCACCCGCACCGGCATCGAACGCGTGGGCGCAAACCATTTGTTCACGAGAGATCGCAAGGAAACGCAGTCGGTGTTCATGGCGTGCTCCTGAGTTCGTGTTGGACTGCAATGGAACTTCATTCCACGGGTCCATGAATTCAGTATTGGATAGGCACTCGCGAACTTAAATCAGAACGGCCCGAGAATGACGTAGCCGAATATCGTGCGCTGTAGGGGTTTGCCTACGCCGGACTTGCCGCACGCGGGCAAGGACTGAGCACGCGCGGCTGTTCGCTGAATGAACGGATCAAGGATCCGAAGCCGGCCCGCACATGCCGCCGCTCGACCACCGTCCGCCACCGGCCGATTAGGCACTGGGTGTTCGCCCATTGCGACGCCTGGCAGCCAGTCAGCACAATCGGTAGATCAATGGCACTATTGTCGCCACCCTGCTAGTTTCCACTCAGCCGAATCATTGATCGGGAGAGATCGATGGCCGACAGACCGACTTCCAGTGCGTCCACAGTCCGTTCGCTTGTCCTCATTGCCGTCGTCGTGGTCGCGCTGGTCGCGGCCTTCGCCTATACGGGCGGCTGGCTTTCGCCGGGGCGACTGACGCCCGCAAAAATCGTCAACGGATTGGCGCCGCCGGGCGGCGCGGAGCTCGGCTTCCGGCGCAACCATGCCAAGGGCATCTGCTTTACCGGCAACTTCGAATCGAATGGCGCGGCCGCGACCCTGTCCAGGGCGCCGATGTTCGCGTCTGGCTCGTATCCTGTCACCGGACGTTTCAACCTCGCTACCGCCGACCCCAAAGCGCCGGACGCCACGGTTCGGGTGCGGGGCCTCAGTCTGCGGATCGTCGCTCCGGATGGAAGCGAATGGCGCTCGGCCATGATCGACGCGCCCGTGTTCCCGGTCGCCACCCCGCAGGCTTTCTACGCTCTGCTTCAGGCCTCGGCCGACAAGACCGACCCGGACGCAATGAAGAATTTCGCCGCCGCGCACCCGGAGTTCGGCGCATTTGTCGCGTGGGCCGGCAGCGCGCCCTGGACGGGCTCTTACGCGCAGGAGCGGTACAACAGCCTCAATAGCTTCATTTTCACCAATGCGGCGGGCGAGGACCAGGCCGTGCGCTGGTCCTTCGTGCCGGCGGCGCAGCCTGAGGTCGTCTCCGCCGACCAGTTGAAGGAACGTGCCGCCGACTTCCTCGCCGCGGATATTACGCAGCGCGTACAAAGCGCGCCGCAACGATGGGCGCTGGTCGTCACGGTCGCCAATTCCGGCGACCCGACCGCGGACCCCAGCAAAGCCTGGCCCGAAGATCGGCGCAAGGTCGAGGCGGGCACGCTGGTGGTCAACGCCATCGAACCCGAGGCTGACGGGCCGTGCCGCGACCTCAACTTCGATCCCACCGTGCTGCCGCCAGGCATGCACGTCTCGGACGATCCGTTTCCCGCCGCGCGCTCGGCCGCCTATTCCGTATCGTTCAACCGGCGCACCGCCGAGGAGAAGGACTATCCCCGGCATCCGGCAGGAGGAGCCACGCCATGACCCCGACCCACGATCGCTTCACGCCGCTGCAGCGCGCTCTTCACTGGCTCATGGCGGTTTGCATTCTGGCGATGCTGTTCATCGGCGTCGGCATGGTGTCCACGATTCGGCCGGTTTATCTTTCTCTGGTGTCGATCCACAAGCCGCTGGGTATCGTGATTCTCGTGCTGGCGCTGATCCGCCTGGTGGTGAGGTTCATGCGCGGCGCACCGCCGCTGCCGACGTCGATGCCGGAGCCGATGAAACTCGCCGCCCGCCTGTCGCATCTCGCGTTCTACCTGCTGATGATCGGGCTTCCGCTGCTCGGATGGGGCATGCTGTCGGCCGCGGATTATCCCGTCGTGGTGTTCGGAATGCATTTGCCCTCAATCCTGCCGCATAGCGACGCGTTGCACACGCTGCTGTGGAACGCGCACAGGACGCTCGCGCTATGCTTCTTTGCGCTGATCGTGCTTCATCTGGCGGCGGCGCTGTTGCACGCGCTGGTCCGGCGGGACGGTGTCTTCCAGGCCATGGCGCCGTGGCGTTAAGCGGTGCCGATGCGATTCAGCTTTGGTCGGCCAGCTGAATCGAGTACAAATCGACCAGCCAGTCGATAAAAATGTCGACCCGCCTCGGTCTGGTTCGATTGGGCACATATACGACCGACACAGGACGGGGATTCAACGGATAGTCTCTCAGCACCTTCGTCAACCGGCCGGCTCGCACATGGGCGTCGAGTACGAAGGTGCTTCCCTGTATGAGTCCGAGGCCTGCCAGTCCGCAAGCCACGTAGGTATCTGTATCGTTCACGAGGATCGCGCTCTTCAGCGCAACAGAGCGGATCTCGTTTCCCTCGAAAAACTCCCAGCTTCGAATGCGGCCCGACTTCATCGCGTAGCTCACGCCGATGTGATCCTTGAGGTCATCCAGCGTGAAGGGCTCGCCATAGACCCGGATATAGTCGGGCGACGCGTAAGTCAGCGTTCTGTAATGACCAAGCGATTTAGCGACCAGTCCGGGTTCGCTCACCGCGCCCACGCGCACCGCGCAGTCCAATCCCTCTTCGATTAGATCGGAATGCTGATCAGCAATACTGATATCCAGCCGGATGTCAGGATGACTGGCCAGAAAATCCGGTAGTGCCGGGATGACGGCCGACTTCGCGATGAGCGAGGGCATGCTCACGCGGACCACGCCGCTTTTGCTTCCCCTGGAGGCCTGGGCGTCGGCATCCATATCGTCCAGATCCCGAAGCAGCGCGACGCAACGCTCGTAATACCGAAGGCCCGCATCCGTCGGCTTGCTTCTCCGGGTGGTTCGGTTGAGAAGCTTCACGCCCAGATCCGACTCGAGAACCTGAACCATGCGGGTGACATAAGCTGCGGACGTATGCAGAACTTCGGCGGCTCTCGCGAAGCTGGTCGACTCGACCACCTTCACATACGCATTCATGGCGGCAATCTTGTCCATCGTGTGTTTTCGGGAGCATCGAAAGAAAGGTGACCATGCAACGGGTTGCGAAAATCCGCGAGGCGGTGAAGATTCGACGGCGGCTCCCGCTCAGTGGGCACCCGCGGCCGCGGCGCTGCCGGCACCGCCCTTGCGGGGTTTCGTCACCCAGATCAACGGAATGATCACAATGAAAATTACGGCCGACAGCCAGAAGATATCGTTCAGACCGAGCATCGCCGCCTGAGCGTTGAGCGAATGCTCAAACGCCGCTAGCGCTTGCTGCGTACCGCCGCCGAGCACGCTGTGCAGCGAGTCGAGCCCTCCAACGAAGGTCGGATTGTTGACGCTGCTCTGCTCGGCGAGGCGCGCATGGTGCAGGATCGTGCGGTCGTTCCAACCCGTGCTGAACAATGACGTGCCCACCGCACCCGCAAAGACCCGCGCGAAATTCGACAAACCCGCAGCCGCGGGAATTTTGTCCCCGGGCAGACCGGACAGAATGATCGCCGTCAGCGGCACGAAGAACAGCGCCGTGGGGATGCCTTGCAGCAGTGTCGGAATCACGAGCGTGAATGTATCGACACCGGTCGTATAGTGCGAACGCATGAAGAACACGCCCGCGAAGCCGAGAAACGCGAGCGTGGCCAGCACGCGGGCGTCGGACTTCGGCATGATCCTCGCCATCACCGGTGCGAGCAACACGGCGAAGATACCGAGCGGCGCGGTGACCAGCCCGGCATCCACGGAGCGGTAGTTCAGATATTCCTGCATCCACTGCGGCAACAAGACGAGGTTCGAGAAGAACACCGCGTAAGCGACCGAGATCGCCACCGTGCCGCCCAGGAAATTGCGTCCGGCAAAGAGCCTCAAATCGATGATCGGATTTTTTTCGGTCAACTCCCAGATCAGGAAGAACACGAAACTGATCAACGAGAACACGGTCAGCGCGATGATGACCGGCGAGTTGAACCAGTCGAGATCCTTGCCTTTGTCGAGCATCACCTGCAGCGAGCCCACCCACGCGATCAGCGAAAGCAGACCGACCTTGTCGATCGGCAGACGCTTTGTCGGCGTTTCACGGTCGCGGTAGATCGCCCACGTCACGCCGGCGGCGAACAGGCCGACCGGGATATTGATGTAGAAGATCCACGACCAGGAGTAACTGTCGGTGATCCAGCCGCCCAGCGCCGGGCCGGCAATCGGGCCGACGGTGGCGGTCATGGCCCATAACGCGAGCGCGGTCGAGCTTTTCTCCTTTGGGTACGAGCCGAGCAGGATCGCCTGCGACAGCGGAATCAGCGGACCGGCCACCGCGCCCTGGACGATCCGTGCGGCGAGCAGCACCAGCAGGTTCGGCGCAATGCCGCACAACCAGGACGACAGCACGAACAGCAAGATCGCCCAGACAAACAACTTGATCTGCCCGACGCGCTGGGTGAGCCAGCCGGTAAGCGGAATTGAAATCGCATTGGCCGCGGCGAAAAGCGTGATCACCCAGGTGCCCTCGTCCACCGAGACACCGAGGTTGCCGGCAATGGTCGGAATCGCGACATTGGCGATCGACGAGTCCAGCACGTTCATGAAAGTGGCCAGCGCCACCGCGAGTGTCGCCAGCGCCAGCTTGCCGCCCGTCAGCGGCGGGAGTGCGGCGGGCTTGGTGGATTCATTCATTTCATCACCCATCATGAGATGCGCGGGTCAGCGCCGTCGGCAGCTATCTGACCAGTCAGTCAATTTGACAAAAAATTGAGGCTCTTTCCTGCATTCAACCGGCACGGCGCGAGGCGTCGCGACGCACGGCGCTCTTTGGCGGCGTGGCTGATGCGGCGACCCTCGAGGCCGGCATATTCTGCGCGATGATCTGCGCGATCTCCGCATCGGCAGCCGCACCGTACTGGGCGAACACATCCGTGCGATACGTCGTGTTCGTCGCGGCGGCGAGCTGGGTGCCCGACTCGTCATGCGTATCCACCTCGGCCTGCATCGACAACCCAATCCGCAGCGGATGTGCGTCGAGTTCACGCTGATCGAGCAGCACGCGCACCGGCAGGCGCTGCACCACCTTGATCCAGTTGCCGGTGGCGTTCTGCGCCGGCAGCACCGCGAAGGCTGCGCCCGTGCCCGCCGAGAAGCCCTCTATCCTGCCGTGATACTTGACAGCGGAGCCGTAGACATCCGCAGTAAGCGTGACCGGCTGGCCGATGCGCATGTGCGTGAGCTGGCCTTCCTTGAAATTCGCGTCAACCCAGACGCCGTCGAGCGGCACGATCGCCATCAGCGGTGTGCCGGGCGCGACCCGCTGGCCCACCTGCACCGAACGCCGCGCGACATAGCCGGTCACCGGCGCGGGCAAGGTGTTGCGCGCATAGTTCAGATAAGCGTCGCGCACTTTCGATGCCGCGGCCTGCACGTTGGGATGCTGCTCGATGGTGGTGCGGTCTGTCAGCGCGTGATTCGCTTCGGCCTGTTGGCGGGCGGCGTCGAGCGCGGCCTGCGCGGAACTGACGGCGTCATGCGCATGGGCGATGTCTTCGCCTGACACCGCGCCGGTTCCGGCAATCGCCTGACGGCGCTTCAGGTCGTCATCGGCGCGGACCAGATCGGCCTCGCGCTGGGCGATGTTCGCCGCGTAAAAATCGTTGTTCACGTACAGGCCACTGACCTGGCGAACCGTCTGACCGAGCATCGCCTCTGCGTTCGACAGTGCGATCTTTGCGTCGGCGGCGTCCAGCATCACTACCGGGTCGCCCTGCTTGACGATCTGAGTATCGTCCGTGTTGACTGCGATCACCGTGCCGCTGACCTGCGGCGTCAATTGCACGAGATTGCCGCTGACATAGGCGTCGTCGGTGGATTGATAGAAGCGCCCCACCGTGAAGTAGTAAGCGCCAAAGCCGGCACCTGATGCGACGATGGCGCCCGCCAGCAGCGCCAGCATCAGCTTGCGCTTACGGGGACTCTCCACCTTGGCGGATTCTGCTGGTTGCGCCGCGGTGCGCTCGGCGGCGGTCGTATCGCTCATTTCAATAACTCCTGGCAGTGTATGAAGGGGTCGCGGCAGTCGCATTAGCGCGCGGCGACGACACGGTTAGTCTGGATTGCAGCGGTGTTCGAAGCTGCTGCCGAGCTGCTCGCGGCGGCAGTGCCGGTATCGACATACCCGCCACCGAGTGCCGCGGCCAACGCGATCTGCTGATCGCGGCGGTTCATCTTCAGGTTCGCTACGGTTTCGTCGGCGGCGAGCGCGTTGGTGTCGGCGTTCAGCACCGTGAGCTGGTTCGTGAGGCCGGCCTTGTATTGCGTGAGCGCCAACTGGTCGGCGCTGCGCGCCGCGTCCTGGGCGGCTTGCGCATCGCCGAGCTGGACGTCGGTCGAGCGGATCTGCGCGAACTGCGTCGCAACCTCCGACAGCGCCGTGACAAGCGTCTGGTTGTAACCGGCCACCGCGTTGTCGAAGTCCGCGTAACGGCCTTTCAATTGCGCCCGCAGTTCGCCGCCGTCGAAGATCGGCAGATGGATCGCCGGACCGGCGCTGACGGTGCGGCTCGCGGCGCTCAACAAGCGGCCGAAACCGAAGGCATCCAGACCTATCGCGGCGCTCAGGTTGATGTCGGGGTAGAACTCGGCCTTGGCTTCCTTTACGTCATGCGTGAGGGCATCGACGCGCCAGCGGGCTGCAACCAGATCCGGGCGGCGGCTGACCAGATCCGCCGGAACGTTATCGGGCAGCCGCACCTCGTCGCCGATACCGAGCGCAGGCCGGGCGATCGCCAGGCCGCGGTCCGGCCCCGCGCCGAGGAGCGCGGCCAGCTGATAGCGCGTCGTGACGATGCTGCCGTCGAGCGAAGCCAGCGCGGCGCGGCTGCTGGCAAGGTTTGCCTGTGCGGTTTTGCGCTCCACTTCGGTATCCAGCCCGTTGGCGATACGGCCCGCCGTAATGCGCTCGATCTGCGCGCGCTGCCCGACTTCCTGTTGCGCAATGTCGCGCAACGCGTACAGGCGGGCGAGCTGGTTGTAATTGCGCGCGATAGCGGACGTGAGCGTCAGTTTGACGACCTCGGCATCCGCCTCGCTCGCCTGCAACTGCGACATGGCAGCCTTGAGCGCCTCGCGGTTCTTGCCCCAGAGATCGAGGTCGTAGGATGCCGAGAGCAACGCCTTGTTTTCCGACTGCCACGAGCCGGCATAAGGCGGCGGGACCAGCGCGTTGGCCGAGTACTGCTCGCGCGTGAACGAGTAGGCGGCGCCGACTTTCGGCAGCGTGCTCGACTTTGCCGTCTCGGTGTATGCGGCAGCGGCGCCGACACGGGCGCGCGCCTGAGCAAGCGATGGACTGCCTTTCAGGGCTTCCGCCAACAGGGCTTTTAACTGCGCGTCGCCGAACTGGTCGGCCCAATCGGCGGCCGGCCAATGACCGTCGTCCGACGGAATGCTCTGCTGGGTAGCGAGCGTCTGCGGCTCGGTCATCTGCTTGTCGCTCGTAATGCCTGCGTAGTTCGCGCACGCCGACAGCACAGCGGCGAACATCACCGAAACGCCGGCCTTCGCCACCCGCCTGCCGATCGCCATTCCATTTAACTGTGATTTCATTTTCTGACCTGTCTGATATATAGGTAAAAAAAATACCGCTCAGTCCGCCAGGAATTTGTTGAGCAGGCGGCCCAGTTCGTTGAACTCCTGCTTGGTAAAGCGCTTCAGACGAACGTTCAAGACGCCCGGTGCGATTTCCGGAAGCTGCGCGGCGACCTCTTTGCCTTTCTTCGTCAGCGTCAGGTTGACCACCCGGCGATCCTCGAGGCTGCGCGAGCGTTCCAGCAAGCCCTTGTTTTCCAGTTTGTCGAGCAGACGGGTCATCAGGCCGGTATCGATAGCCAGCAACTTCGACAACTCGAACGGCGTGGAGGCGATTTCGCCACTCAACGACAGCAGGATGCCCATCTGCTGGGAGGTGATCTCCAGATCCTTCAAGGCATTGTCCATCTCGGCCACCAGAATGTTGCGGGCCTTGTTCAGCAGGAGGCCGATGCTCTGGGCCGGCCGGAAGTTGTCCTTCGTGTAGTGGTTCATCTTCCGCTCCTTAATCGACAGACTCAACAATATCTGCAAAATCAGATATTGTCAAATTACTTGAAAAATATTTTTTGGGGTCAGTCCGTGGGGCATGGAACGCAGCATCACGGAGGGCCGATCAACCCGTCGGCTAGAGATGCGACCTTAGCTGTTCCGCAAATGCGTGAATGACGTCTTCGTCTCGCGACAGAAACATCCATTGACCGACGCGGGTCGAAACGAGCAGTCTTGCCGCGACCAATGCCGCGATGTGTGCCGAGACGGTCGACTGAGACAGCCCACTGCGCGCGAGGATTGCATTGGCCGGCACCCCGCGATCGAGATCGATGTAGCCCGACACAAAGTATTCGCCGGGGGTCTTCAGCCACCTCAAGATCTCGCGCCGGAACGGGTTGGCGAGCGCCTTATGAATCAAATTCTCGTCAACCATCGTGACACTCCTTGCAACACCGGCGCTCATCTTCGTTAGAACATATCCGCGGCACTTTTTTGTCCTACGACCTGAGTGGATGTTCCACACCCGGTTCGAGACGGGATAAAGGGACCGGTGTTCATACTCGCGTAGCTTTGGCCGGGACCCACGATCGGAAAGACATCGGCATTCTCATCGATCATCACCTCGAGGAAAGCCGGCCCCTCAAATTCGACGAACGCTCTCAACGCGTCCTCGAGTTCGCCCGGCGCCTGAACGCGACGCGCGAATTCGAAGCCATCGGCCTGTGCCGCCATCACAAAGTCTTTGCGATGCAGCGCCTTGTCGCTGACAAACATTCGCCCGTCGTAAAAGAGACGCTGCCACTGCCGGATCATTCCATCTCCGCGATTGTTGAGCAGCAGTACTTTGACGGGGATGCCGTACGTGCTTGCCGTCTCCAGTTCGCCGACATTCATCCGGATGCTGCCATCGCCGTCGATGTCGATCACGAGCGCATCCGGCCGCGCCAACTGCGCGCCAATCGCAGCCGGCAGCCCAAAACCCATCGTCCCCATGCTGCCCGATGTCAGAAAGCTTCGAGGCTCGACGAACGCGAAAAACTGCGCCGCCCACATCTGATGCTGGCCGACGCCGGTGCTGATGATCGCGCGTCCGCCTGTGATCTCACTGAGTTTCTCGATAACCCGCTGCGGTTGAATCGCCGGGTTGTTTCGGTCGTAGTTCATGCCGAACCTCCGCTTGAGCGCCACCACCTGGTCGAGCCAATCCGAAGACGACTGCGCCGCCGGACTGTGCTCCATCAAAGACAGTAAGGCCTCTTTAGCATCGCTCACGTGAGTCCAGTGCGCGCGCTTGACCTTGTTGATCTCCGCCTCGTCGATGTCGATATGCGCGATATGGCGGGCAGCGGGAGCGAATGACTCAGGCCGTCCACCGGCGACCCGATCGTCGAACCGGGCGCCCACCGCGATCAGAAAATCGCAGTCTTCAACGGCGTAGTTTGCGCAGGCGGCGCCGTGCATGCCGAGCATGCCGAGAAACAGCGGGTGTTTTGCAGATACGGCGCCAAGACCCATCAGCGTCGTTACGATCGGAATGCCGTAGCGCTCGGCGAACGCCCGCAGCTCCGCGCTCGCGCGAGCCGTGATGACACCGCCGCCGACATAGAGCAGCGGCCGCTTACTGCGCCGCAGGAGATCGAAGAAGGCGATGGCTTTATCGTTTGCCAGATGCGCCCCTTTCGCCACCATCCGCAGACGGTCGGAGTAGCCGCGAAAATGCAGTGCGCCTCGCCCGTGATAGGGCCCCGTCCAGTTCTGGATGTCTTTGGGCACATCCACAACAACCGGGCCCGGACGGCCCGTGCGGGCCACTTCGAACGCGGTGCGCAGGGTCGGCTCGAGCTTCATCGGATCGGTGACCAGAAACACCTGCTTCGCGCACGCCGACATGATGTTGAAGACGGGCGCTTCCTGAAACGCGTCGCTGCCGATCGCGGCACGCGGCACCTGCCCGCAGATGAGGACGACGGGTACCGAATCGCCATTACAGTCCGCGATCGGCGTCACCGCGTTTGTCGCACCCGGTCCGGACGTCACCATGAAAACGCCGACTTTTCCGCTGGCCCGCGCGTAACCGGCGGCCATAAAGCCCGCGGCCTGCTCGTTGGCCGGTACGACAAACTTGATTTGACGCCCGCCATGGGTCGCGTTCCTTTCGTTATGACGAAACACCGCGTCGTAGGTCGGCAGAATCGCACCGCCGCTATAGCCAAACAGCGTGTCGACGCCCTGCTCGGCAAGTACGCGCAGGATAATGTCGGCCCCCGACAGCGTTTCAGTCACATTCGTTGGCGTCAAATCGGCTTGTGAAGCAATGATTGGGTTTCGGGTCATGGTTGGCTCGCGGGCAAATCGGCGCTGACAGGAACAGCAGCCAGAATCAAGGAACGATCTCCTATCCAGTCGGCGCTCATGAGCGGCGCCTCGACAATGATTTAGTAATGCTTCTGGCGAACTCGTCGCCAAGGTCCTCCCGGACCAGCTCCAGGGCCACCTGAATACCATCCGTTATGCCGCGCGACGCATGCAGACCGCCCTCCTTCGAACAGCCTCGATCGCCCGCGGCGCGCACAACGGGATACTCGCTGGACAAACGCCGCGCATCGCGCCAATGCGTAGTCAAAGGGCGATGGTCAGCAAGGCCGGCGCGCGCGATCAGAAAAGCCCCGTTGGACACCGACGCGAACCTTCGCACCCTGTGCCCCGCAGCCTTGAGCCAGTTCACCAGATCATGAAGTTCACGGCTCGACCCGAGGACGGGGCACCCCGGCACTACGACGATGTCGAACCAAACAGGCGCGTCCAGCAGACTGTCGGTCGCGCCCACCGCTACGCCATTCGAGCACAGCACCGGGCCCGCAGACGGCCCCACGAGATGCTGCTCGTACAACGTTGCGCCGCACAGGCGATTCGCTTCGTGAAACACGTCCATCGGCCCCGTCACTTCGAGCAGCCGAAATCCTGCGTACAGCATCATCGCGACCTGCATGCTCCGTTACTCCGTGAATTCACTGCATACGGGCGCCGCATATCTCGCCGCGTCACGCCCGGCGAGGCGGTGCGGGGTATCGCGTCCCTCGACCATGACGAATCTGCCCTTGGTTACAGGTTCTCGCGGCCGGTCCTCCGGCGCGCTGGTGACTCGCCACATCCACGAGACCCAGTCTAATGAGCCGGCATGAGAGAGGAAACACGTGGTTGTCGTCGTGCTGGGCCAATCGATGTGAGATTTGGGCCACCGGCGCCACCTCGGAGTTGTCGCCCGTCGGGTTGCCTCCAGAGGACGCGATGTCAGTCGAGCATGGCCGCGATCCAGTGCGCTTGTTACCCAGACGCAAAAGTAAGTTACCGCCTGGTGCATCCCTGTTTTCAGGCGATTGCGGTAAGCTCGGTTACCGCTCGTCAGTACAGGCTGGCAGGCTTGGTCCGGTCTTTCGGGTAAAGCCAATCGAATCGCCGGTATCGGAAACGGGCCTACTCACTCCATGAAGGTCACGGCATGAAAGTCGCCATTGTTATATTCGATGGTGTTCAGGCGCTCGACGTTGCGGGCCCCCTCGACGTGTTCGCCGAAGCAAACACGATCCTTTCCGAACCGCAGCGATATGAAGTCTCCCTAGTGGGACCTCGGGCCGGCAGCGTGACCTGCTCGAACGGAATGCAGCTTTACGTGCCATTCGGCTATGCGGATCTCGACACGCAATGGGATCTGCTACTGGTCGCCGGAGGGCCGCAATTGCCGGATGCCCAACCGCCGAGTGACTTTCTGGCGTGGCTGCGGAGTCAGGCCCGCAACGCGACACGCTTCGGCTCTGTTTGCAATGGAGCATTCGTACTTGCCCATGCGGGACTGCTCGACGGCAAGGAAGTGACGACCCACTGGGCGGACGCGGGCCGTCTCGCCCATGAATTTCCGCAGGCGAGCGTGCAGCCCGACAAGATCTTCGTTCGCGACGGACGCCTCTTTACCTCGGCAGGGGTAACGGCCGGTATCGATCTGTGCCTGTCGCTCGTCGCCGAAGACTGGGGACACGAACTGGCGGTGCGTGTTGCAAAACGTCTTGTCGTCTATATCCAGCGGGAAGGCGGCCAGTCTCAATACAGCCCCTACATTGGAGCCGGGCGCGACGAGGATCCGCTTATCGGCAAAGTGCACCGGTATGTGACCGAGCATATAACCGATGCGCTATCGATCGAACAACTCGCGAGCGCAGTGGCAGTCAGCCGACGAACCTTCTCACGATTGTTCGCGAAGTATGCAAAGGTGACGCCGTCCGCATTTGTCGAGCAGGTTCGCGTCGATACCGCGAGAAAGTTGCTGGAGGATTCGGATGCACCGCTGAAAACCGTGGCATTCAAATGCGGTTTCC from Paraburkholderia aromaticivorans includes:
- a CDS encoding DJ-1/PfpI family protein, encoding MQVAMMLYAGFRLLEVTGPMDVFHEANRLCGATLYEQHLVGPSAGPVLCSNGVAVGATDSLLDAPVWFDIVVVPGCPVLGSSRELHDLVNWLKAAGHRVRRFASVSNGAFLIARAGLADHRPLTTHWRDARRLSSEYPVVRAAGDRGCSKEGGLHASRGITDGIQVALELVREDLGDEFARSITKSLSRRRS
- a CDS encoding ArsR/SmtB family transcription factor translates to MVDENLIHKALANPFRREILRWLKTPGEYFVSGYIDLDRGVPANAILARSGLSQSTVSAHIAALVAARLLVSTRVGQWMFLSRDEDVIHAFAEQLRSHL
- a CDS encoding MarR family winged helix-turn-helix transcriptional regulator; translation: MNHYTKDNFRPAQSIGLLLNKARNILVAEMDNALKDLEITSQQMGILLSLSGEIASTPFELSKLLAIDTGLMTRLLDKLENKGLLERSRSLEDRRVVNLTLTKKGKEVAAQLPEIAPGVLNVRLKRFTKQEFNELGRLLNKFLAD
- a CDS encoding GlxA family transcriptional regulator → MKVAIVIFDGVQALDVAGPLDVFAEANTILSEPQRYEVSLVGPRAGSVTCSNGMQLYVPFGYADLDTQWDLLLVAGGPQLPDAQPPSDFLAWLRSQARNATRFGSVCNGAFVLAHAGLLDGKEVTTHWADAGRLAHEFPQASVQPDKIFVRDGRLFTSAGVTAGIDLCLSLVAEDWGHELAVRVAKRLVVYIQREGGQSQYSPYIGAGRDEDPLIGKVHRYVTEHITDALSIEQLASAVAVSRRTFSRLFAKYAKVTPSAFVEQVRVDTARKLLEDSDAPLKTVAFKCGFRSATHMRTTFSRRLNVTPKQYRQRFRGEASKQPWLANSAGKQVAFQGLSHL
- the ilvB gene encoding biosynthetic-type acetolactate synthase large subunit; this translates as MTRNPIIASQADLTPTNVTETLSGADIILRVLAEQGVDTLFGYSGGAILPTYDAVFRHNERNATHGGRQIKFVVPANEQAAGFMAAGYARASGKVGVFMVTSGPGATNAVTPIADCNGDSVPVVLICGQVPRAAIGSDAFQEAPVFNIMSACAKQVFLVTDPMKLEPTLRTAFEVARTGRPGPVVVDVPKDIQNWTGPYHGRGALHFRGYSDRLRMVAKGAHLANDKAIAFFDLLRRSKRPLLYVGGGVITARASAELRAFAERYGIPIVTTLMGLGAVSAKHPLFLGMLGMHGAACANYAVEDCDFLIAVGARFDDRVAGGRPESFAPAARHIAHIDIDEAEINKVKRAHWTHVSDAKEALLSLMEHSPAAQSSSDWLDQVVALKRRFGMNYDRNNPAIQPQRVIEKLSEITGGRAIISTGVGQHQMWAAQFFAFVEPRSFLTSGSMGTMGFGLPAAIGAQLARPDALVIDIDGDGSIRMNVGELETASTYGIPVKVLLLNNRGDGMIRQWQRLFYDGRMFVSDKALHRKDFVMAAQADGFEFARRVQAPGELEDALRAFVEFEGPAFLEVMIDENADVFPIVGPGQSYASMNTGPFIPSRTGCGTSTQVVGQKSAADMF